The Nitrosomonas cryotolerans ATCC 49181 genomic sequence CGTAGCATAGCTCGTTCGAATTCAGCAAATGATCCGACAATCTGCATCATCATACGGCCTCCAGGTGATGTAGTATCAATTGCTTCTGTTAAGCTCTGAAATCCAGCGGCGGCCTGTTGAATCTTTTCCATTAAAGTCAGAACATCTTTTAAAGAGCGAGATAAGCGATCTAGCTTCCAGACTACAAGTACATCGCCCTTGCGTAGTTGTCCGAGTAAACGATGCAATTCAGGTCTATCCCAACGACCACCACTAACTTTTTCTTCAAAAATATGGCATGGTTTAATAGACCCGGACACCCCGGTTGAGAGAAAATATTCTTAACTGGAGGAAGAGATGGTAGCAAAAAAACAATATACAAAAGAATTTAAATTAGATGCAGTAAGCTTGGTATTGGATCAGAGTTATACAGTTGCAGAAGCTGCATGTAACCTTGAGATCAACGCCAACATGCTCAGGCGATGGATCAAGGAATACCAGGCGGATAATGATGGGCAGGCATTTCGAGGGAATGGAAAGTTAACGCCGGAACAAGAGGAAATTCGACGTTTAAAGTTAGAAAACAAGCAGCTTAAGATGGAGAAACAAATACTAAAGGAGGCGGCGGTCTTCTTCGCGAAAGAAACGAAGTAAAATATTCGTTCATCACCCAAAAGAAGAAGACCTATCCAGTTGGCATGATGTGTCGGCTGTTTAGGGTGAGTCGTAGTGCATATTATGATTATGTTCGGCGTCGAGCAAATTATTTTGATAATTCGTATCACATCAAACTCATTGATATTATTTTTGATATTGCAGAATCCAGCCATTATACCTATGGTAGCCGTAGAATAAAGAAGGCTTTAAATGCAATAGGTTATACGGTTGGTCGGTGGAGAGTTCGAAGCCTGATGAAAGAGGCTGGAGTTCAGGTAAGACACCGGAAGAAGTACAGATCAACAACGAACAGTAATCATAAACAACCGGTATTCGATAATAAGTTGAATCGACAGTTTGATGTTGCTGGCCCAAATCAGGTGTATGTTGGTGACATCACATACATCTGGACGCAAGAAGGTTGGTTGTATTTGGCGATTGTAATTGATTTGTTTTCCAGAAAAATAGTTGGCTGGGGTATGAGTTCAAGAATGAAAGCGCGGTTGGTTTGTGATACGTTGAGGATGGCCATATGGCAGCGTCGACCACAAATTGGTTTGATTGTACATTCGGATCGCGGGTCACAATATGCCAGTAAAGAATATCGAAGATTGCTAAAAGATAATGGTTTTATAGGAAGCATGAGTCGTCTGGGTGATTGTTGGGATAATGCTGTTGCAGAAAGTTTCTTTGGCAGCCTAAAACAGGAGCGTGTCCAATGGAAAAGCTATCAGACCCGCTATGAAGCACAGCAGGATATATTGCAGTATATTTCCATGTTCTACAACAGTTACCGACTACATTCATATCTGGGATACAAAAGTCCAAATCAATATGAAGCAGAAGCCGCAAAAATGATAAAAGTCGCTTAACTGGGGTGTACGGTTTTACTTGACCATGTCAAGAACCCATGGGCCAGAATACCACACTCAAGAAATGTCTCAAATTCGTCTTTAACAAAGTCAGGTAACCCTGAACCGGTTTCCGTCTCAATCTGTGCAAAGAAAGTTCCGATGTGTTCTTGCACCAACCGATACAGAGTGGTTTCTTCCGGTCGGTGCCGTTCATAGTGGAGCTGATTTTCAACCGCTGCGTGTTGAGCTGGTTGGCGCAGGTTCTTTTGGTGGAATTGGGCTCGGGGTGTGGCCGTCGACATGATCTTTGAGAACGAAAACATTTGTTCTCAAAGTATCGACCAGCTAATGCATTTCTTGAAATCCAGAGGTGTAATCCATTGAGCAGAATGTGCCGCCACGCGGTCGGCGATATCTGGTAGCAACTCATCGATACGACTATTTGGCCGGGTTGGAAGTTTAACGAGTGTCTCTTTGAGCCATGCAGCCTGCTATGCTACAAAGCAACTACGGAAGAAGAGATTATTAAAACTGAGGCGAAACCCCAAGAAAGCTTTATAAGTTGACATTATAGGATATTTCCTATACCCTGGCTCTGTAGATGATAAATTGGTTGTTATGAATATTGCGGAACCCCCGAAGTTACGGCCTGTTGTATGGCTGGGAAACACCAGAAAAAATATTATGGCGTTTCCAGAGGAAGTCAGGAAGCTGATTGGGGATGAGCTTCAACTTATCCAATTTGGCGGAATACCGAAGGATGCAAAGATTTTTAAGGGTGTTGGTTCAGGGGTCATCGAAATCGCATTAAAATACGACAAAGAGGCATACCGTTGTATTCAGGCCGTCCAGTTAGGAGAAAGAATTTATATTCTCCATGCTTTTCAGAAAAAAGCCAAAAAAGGTATTTCAACGCCAAAACAGGACGTGGATTTGATTAAGCAACGTTACAAGGAAGCAAAGGAGCTAGAGAGCCATGAAAAAACAAGGGAACATTGAATTTGAAAACAGCTCAGGTAATGTTTTTGATGATCTTGGAATAGATAATGCCGAGGAGCTACAAGCGCGCGGCATGGTTGGTTTTCATGTGGTTGAGCTTCTTAAAAGAAAAGATATGAAACAGCGGGAAATTGCTGAACTGTTAGGAATTAAACAAACTGAAGTGTCTCACTTGCTAAACGGCCATTTTAGCCGTTTTACCGTTGATAAATTGCTCGATTTTCTAAAACGGATGAATCAAAAAATAACAATCCAAATAAGCCCTCATAAGCAAGGGGAACCCTATCATAACGTCGCTTTTGACGCTTAAACTGTATTAGTTCGACTAAGCCAGACGCTCACTTACCCCACGTAAAAACCGGCTCAACAACATGTTGAATCTGCAAACCCGCAATCAGTCCAAAATACCGCGCATCAAAAGAATTGGGGTTTACATCGGACATGAGCAGATATTCAGAATCATGCAGCACTCGCACACCCAAACGATTGATGTATGCTGATTTTCATGGAGTCCAACGTTTTGTAAAATTGAGGTATGAAACGGAGGATAAAAATGAAAAAATCACCGAGAGCGAGGTACAGTCCGGAATTTCGCCAAGAATCAATAAAGTTTTTTAAAGAAAGTGGATTGGTGCTCGTTGAAGCAGAAAAGCGATTATCTTTACCCAAGGGGACTTTAAAAAACTGGATCTATGCAGATAAGCAAGGTGAGCTTGCTGGATTAGGCAAAAACCAGAAGCCACTATCTGATCTTGAATTGGAACTATCCAGAGTAAAACGTGAATTAGCAGAAGTCAGAATGGAGCGAGACTTTGTAAAAAAGTGTGCGGCCTATTTCGCGAAGGAGTCGCAGTGAAATATGGTCTAATTGAGTCGATGCGACAATCGTACCCGATTGTATCCATGTGTCGTATATTTGGTGTTGGGGTCTAGGGAGCAATGGAACGTAAAACCCGGTTAAGGACCCTAAGTTTTTCATTTACTGCGTGCAAGTAAACGTGAAACCGTTGCCGGATGTACACTAAAAAGCCGTGCGGCATCAGCAGCAGTCTTCTCACCTGAACTCACCAAATGTATGATTTCTCGTTCCTGATGTACCTTGAGTTTGGGACGACGACCACCAATACGACCCTCTTTACGAGCTGCATTCAAGCCATTCCGTGTACGTTCACGTAGCATAGCTCGTTCGAATTCAGCAAATGATCCGACAATCTGCATCATCATACGGCCTCCAGGTGATGTAGTATCAATTGCTTCTGTTAAGCTCTGAAATCCAGCGGCGGCCTGTTGAATCTTTTCCATTAAAGTCAGAACATCTTTTAAAGAGCGAGATAAGCGATCTAGCTTCCAGACTACAAGTACATCGTCCTTGCGTAGTTGTCCGAGTAAACGATGCAATTCAGGTCTATCCCAACGACCACCACTAACTTTTTCTTCAAAAATAAGCTCACATCCAGCAGACTTGAGTGCAGTAATTTGAGCTGCATTGTCCTGATCTTGAGTTGAAACTCGTGCATAACCGATAAGCATAATTGCAAAAACCTGTTGCCAATGGATGCAATAATGCAATATATTTACGCAACAGGCAATACCTTTATTTCAGGTAAAGCTCCATTGTTGCACAAACATCCGTTTGTGCAACAATGGCAATAACTAAAAAATAGCCTTCCGATGCCTGTTCAATTTCTGACAGCAGAACAACGCGCCAACTATGGTCGATTCATTGACGATCCCAACGCGGATCAATTGACGCGCTATTTTTATCTAGATGACGCTGACCACGCGGTGATTAGTGTTAAGAGAGGCAACCATAACCGATTAGGTTTTGCGCTACAACTTACTACCGTCCGTTTTCTCGGCACCTTCCTAGAAGATCCTCTGGATGTACCTGACTCAGTATTGCAAACATTGGCCCGACAATTACAGATTACAAACACTGATCAAGTGCTTTGTTATCGCGATGCTGATCAGCGTTGGGAACACACAGCAGAGATACGGTTGCGATATGGTTTCAGTGATTGGAGTAACTCGACTGTCAGTTTTCGCATGAGTAGATGGCTTTATGCCTTATGTTGGACAGGTACCGAACAATCGGGTGTTCTATTTGATCGTGCCACAACTTGGATGCTTGCTCACAAAGTACTTTTGCCTGGCTGCACATCTCTTGAACGTTTTGTGGCTCGTTTGCGCAACCGTGTTGAGAATCGACTATGGAAACGACTTGGATGTAATATCACAAGCGAGCAACGAACCCAACTGGAAGACTTGCTTACAGCACCACCACAAGGTCGTAGCTCCTGGCTCGATAAATTGCGATCTGGCCCGGCGCGAGTCAGCGGACGTTCATTGGTGCTCGCCATTCAACGCTTACAAACCGTTCGCAATTTGGGTATCAGGCTACCATTGACTGGTGTTCCACCCAGTCGGCTTGCTTCACTTGCACGATTTGCAGGTACTGCCAAAGTCACCGCTATTAGCCGATTACCAGCCGTGCGTCGGCTGGCCACTCTAGTTGCCTTTATCCACTGTCTGGAAGCGACCGCATATGATGATGTGGTCGAAGTGCTGGATATGCTATTACATGAATTTTTTGGTGATGCGGCCAAAGCTAACAAAAAGGCAAGACTACGTAGCATTAAAGATCTTGATAAAGCTGCTATCGTATTAGCAACGGCTTGCCGAACTTTGTTGGATTCCGAAAATGTGGATAGCGATCTACGTGAAATCGTATTTATACGTACCCCACATAAGATGCTAGAACAAGCATTAGCTTGTGTCGACGCGTTGGTTAGACCACCTGATGATGTGTATTATAGTGAGTTAGAAACACGTTACCGCACTTTGCGTTTATTTCTTCCCACTTTATTACGACACGTTCAGTTCGGTGCCAGTCCAGCAGGTGAATCTATAACCGCAGGATTTGACTGGCTACGAATCCATGAACTGCGTGTTAAACCAGAACCTCAAGCGCCACGAGATGTAATTACCAAATCATGGCAACGCTATGCCTTGCAAGATGATGGCAGTGTTGATTCGAAAGCATACACGTTCTGTGTACTTGATGAACTGCGGAAGGCACTGCGCCGCCGTGACGTGTTTATCAGTCCGAGTTGGCGCTATGCCGATCCGCGTGCTGGATTAATTTCCGGCCAAGAATGGGAGACTACGCGCCCAATTGTTTGTCGTAGTCTAGAACTGTCAGCAGACCCCGCGCCAACCTTGGCTGCATTATCTGCAGAACTAGATCAGACTTATCGTGCAGTTGCCGCGCGACTGCCCAATAATGCTGATGTCCGGTTTGAGGTTGTGGATGGTAAGAAAGAGCTGGTTTTGAGTCCATTAGACAAACTTGAAGAACCCGAGTCGTTACTAAAACTACGCGAATCAGTAGCTGCTAGGTTGCCTGTGGTGGACTTGCCAGAGATACTTCTAGAAATCTCAAAACGTACAGGTTTTACTGATGCATTTACTCATCTTACTGAACGTACTGCACGGGCGCAGGAGCTAAACACAAGTCTATGTGCGGTATTGTTAGCCGAAGCATGCAATACCGGACCAGAGCCATTAATTCGACATGACGTTCCTGCACTGCGGCGTGAGCGCTTGGCTTGGGTCGATCAGAATTATATTCGCGATGATACCTTAGTCGCCGCCAATGCAATCTTAGTGGCTGCGCAGAACCAAATTCCGTTAGCTCGCATCTGGGGTGGAGGTGAAGTAGCATCAGCGGATGGAATGCGACTTATTGTGCCGGTGCGAACGGTTCACGCCGGACCCAATCCAAAATATTTTGGCTTTGGTCGTGGTGTTACTT encodes the following:
- a CDS encoding recombinase family protein, with the protein product MSGSIKPCHIFEEKVSGGRWDRPELHRLLGQLRKGDVLVVWKLDRLSRSLKDVLTLMEKIQQAAAGFQSLTEAIDTTSPGGRMMMQIVGSFAEFERAMLRERTRNGLNAARKEGRIGGRRPKLKVHQEREIIHLVSSGEKTAADAARLFSVHPATVSRLLARSK
- a CDS encoding IS3 family transposase (programmed frameshift), with the translated sequence MVAKKQYTKEFKLDAVSLVLDQSYTVAEAACNLEINANMLRRWIKEYQADNDGQAFRGNGKLTPEQEEIRRLKLENKQLKMEKPNTKGGGGLLRERNEVKYSFITQKKKTYPVGMMCRLFRVSRSAYYDYVRRRANYFDNSYHIKLIDIIFDIAESSHYTYGSRRIKKALNAIGYTVGRWRVRSLMKEAGVQVRHRKKYRSTTNSNHKQPVFDNKLNRQFDVAGPNQVYVGDITYIWTQEGWLYLAIVIDLFSRKIVGWGMSSRMKARLVCDTLRMAIWQRRPQIGLIVHSDRGSQYASKEYRRLLKDNGFIGSMSRLGDCWDNAVAESFFGSLKQERVQWKSYQTRYEAQQDILQYISMFYNSYRLHSYLGYKSPNQYEAEAAKMIKVA
- a CDS encoding type II toxin-antitoxin system RelE/ParE family toxin gives rise to the protein MNIAEPPKLRPVVWLGNTRKNIMAFPEEVRKLIGDELQLIQFGGIPKDAKIFKGVGSGVIEIALKYDKEAYRCIQAVQLGERIYILHAFQKKAKKGISTPKQDVDLIKQRYKEAKELESHEKTREH
- a CDS encoding helix-turn-helix domain-containing protein, with product MKKQGNIEFENSSGNVFDDLGIDNAEELQARGMVGFHVVELLKRKDMKQREIAELLGIKQTEVSHLLNGHFSRFTVDKLLDFLKRMNQKITIQISPHKQGEPYHNVAFDA
- a CDS encoding S26 family signal peptidase, translated to MSDVNPNSFDARYFGLIAGLQIQHVVEPVFTWGK
- a CDS encoding IS3 family transposase; this encodes MKKSPRARYSPEFRQESIKFFKESGLVLVEAEKRLSLPKGTLKNWIYADKQGELAGLGKNQKPLSDLELELSRVKRELAEVRMERDFVKKCAAYFAKESQ
- a CDS encoding recombinase family protein, translating into MLIGYARVSTQDQDNAAQITALKSAGCELIFEEKVSGGRWDRPELHRLLGQLRKDDVLVVWKLDRLSRSLKDVLTLMEKIQQAAAGFQSLTEAIDTTSPGGRMMMQIVGSFAEFERAMLRERTRNGLNAARKEGRIGGRRPKLKVHQEREIIHLVSSGEKTAADAARLFSVHPATVSRLLARSK
- a CDS encoding Tn3 family transposase, with translation MPVQFLTAEQRANYGRFIDDPNADQLTRYFYLDDADHAVISVKRGNHNRLGFALQLTTVRFLGTFLEDPLDVPDSVLQTLARQLQITNTDQVLCYRDADQRWEHTAEIRLRYGFSDWSNSTVSFRMSRWLYALCWTGTEQSGVLFDRATTWMLAHKVLLPGCTSLERFVARLRNRVENRLWKRLGCNITSEQRTQLEDLLTAPPQGRSSWLDKLRSGPARVSGRSLVLAIQRLQTVRNLGIRLPLTGVPPSRLASLARFAGTAKVTAISRLPAVRRLATLVAFIHCLEATAYDDVVEVLDMLLHEFFGDAAKANKKARLRSIKDLDKAAIVLATACRTLLDSENVDSDLREIVFIRTPHKMLEQALACVDALVRPPDDVYYSELETRYRTLRLFLPTLLRHVQFGASPAGESITAGFDWLRIHELRVKPEPQAPRDVITKSWQRYALQDDGSVDSKAYTFCVLDELRKALRRRDVFISPSWRYADPRAGLISGQEWETTRPIVCRSLELSADPAPTLAALSAELDQTYRAVAARLPNNADVRFEVVDGKKELVLSPLDKLEEPESLLKLRESVAARLPVVDLPEILLEISKRTGFTDAFTHLTERTARAQELNTSLCAVLLAEACNTGPEPLIRHDVPALRRERLAWVDQNYIRDDTLVAANAILVAAQNQIPLARIWGGGEVASADGMRLIVPVRTVHAGPNPKYFGFGRGVTWYNLMSNQCSGLNAITVPGTLRDSLILLAVVLEQQTELQPTKIMTDTGAYSDIVFGLFRLLGYRFSPRLADIGGTRFWRIDPHADYGELNFIARQCVALTRVEAHWDDLLRLAGSLKLGRVSAAGIMRTLQVGDRPTQLALALAEFGRIEKTLHSLSYIDDENHRRATLLQLNRTEGRHGLARDVFHGKRGELRQRYREGQEDQLGALGLVVNIIVLWNTVYMDAVLAQLREEGHEVLDSDVARLSPFIHERHINLLGRYSFAIPEAVTRGELRPLRNPDDEDP